A single region of the Thermotoga profunda AZM34c06 genome encodes:
- a CDS encoding GNAT family N-acetyltransferase, whose amino-acid sequence MEIFELDKEQWKDFKLHFKWSSDKYYKVDIRKTQTGLMVELKLQTTDKPIVKDYEEPLWQQWMDEESDDEAQIFGVKIDSEIVGWMTVGMESWNNRLRVYELLVLEGYRRRGIGKLLLDKAKQIARQKNCRAIILETQTNNVNAIEFYKKQGFEFDGLDITAYHNDDVERNEVRIEMVCRNF is encoded by the coding sequence ATGGAAATTTTTGAACTCGATAAAGAGCAATGGAAGGATTTCAAGCTTCATTTTAAATGGTCAAGTGACAAGTATTACAAAGTGGATATCAGAAAAACACAGACAGGTTTGATGGTAGAATTAAAACTTCAAACGACCGATAAACCTATCGTTAAAGACTACGAAGAACCACTTTGGCAGCAGTGGATGGATGAAGAAAGTGATGATGAAGCACAGATATTTGGTGTGAAAATTGATAGTGAAATTGTCGGCTGGATGACTGTTGGTATGGAGAGCTGGAATAACAGACTCAGAGTATATGAATTACTTGTCCTTGAAGGATATCGCAGAAGGGGTATAGGAAAATTGTTGCTGGATAAAGCCAAACAAATTGCAAGACAGAAAAATTGTCGTGCGATCATCCTTGAGACACAGACCAATAATGTCAATGCTATTGAATTCTATAAAAAACAAGGTTTTGAATTCGATGGTCTTGATATCACAGCCTATCACAATGATGATGTTGAAAGAAATGAAGTCAGAATCGAGATGGTTTGTAGAAATTTTTAG
- a CDS encoding C-GCAxxG-C-C family protein encodes MNQKAIDLFEKGFSCSQSVFAAYAPIFGIDEKTALKISSAFGGGMSRLAHVCGAVSGAFMIIGLKAGGEDKESKERTYLFAREFAEQFKSLNGSIMCKDLLGYDISTSEGLQKAREANLFKTICPKYVRDSCQILEKMFCL; translated from the coding sequence ATGAATCAAAAAGCCATTGATCTATTTGAAAAAGGTTTTAGCTGTTCTCAATCAGTTTTTGCAGCCTATGCACCGATATTTGGTATAGATGAAAAAACGGCTTTAAAAATCTCATCTGCATTTGGTGGTGGAATGTCAAGACTTGCACATGTTTGTGGTGCTGTCTCTGGAGCTTTCATGATAATTGGCTTAAAAGCAGGTGGCGAGGACAAAGAGAGTAAAGAACGGACATATCTTTTTGCAAGAGAATTTGCCGAACAATTCAAATCATTAAACGGTTCGATAATGTGTAAAGATCTCCTTGGTTATGACATAAGTACCAGTGAAGGTTTGCAAAAGGCAAGAGAAGCGAATTTATTCAAAACAATTTGTCCAAAGTATGTGAGAGATTCGTGCCAGATCTTAGAAAAGATGTTTTGTTTGTGA